From Candidatus Pedobacter colombiensis, one genomic window encodes:
- the radC gene encoding DNA repair protein RadC: MYNKKLTIKDWSFQDRPREKLLIQGKKMMSDAELLAILIGSGSRDETAVELSRRILHCMDNDIQKLAELSIHELLKFKGIGEAKAIAIIAALEFSYRRINKEATRQTIKIQESKDIYKHMTQYLKNLNGEEFWAVILNRENRIICTHQLNKQSETNLDAKLLFELALENQAQRIILCRYDPFGTLKPSNEDLLINKLVEAGKMLGVCVCDYLILTDMNYLSFTDQGLL; encoded by the coding sequence ATGTACAACAAAAAATTAACCATAAAAGATTGGTCTTTCCAGGATCGTCCGCGCGAAAAACTACTCATCCAAGGTAAAAAGATGATGAGTGATGCAGAGTTGCTTGCCATTTTAATTGGTTCGGGAAGCAGAGATGAAACCGCAGTTGAGTTAAGCAGACGGATTTTACACTGTATGGATAATGATATTCAGAAATTAGCTGAGCTTTCAATCCACGAATTATTGAAATTTAAGGGTATAGGGGAGGCAAAAGCAATTGCAATTATTGCAGCACTAGAGTTTAGTTATAGGCGCATTAATAAAGAAGCTACCAGACAAACGATCAAGATTCAAGAGAGCAAGGACATTTATAAACATATGACACAATATTTAAAAAATTTAAATGGGGAGGAATTTTGGGCTGTTATATTAAATAGGGAGAATCGAATTATTTGTACACATCAGTTAAATAAACAGTCAGAGACTAATTTAGATGCAAAACTATTATTTGAGCTAGCTTTGGAAAATCAAGCCCAGCGTATTATACTTTGCCGCTACGATCCATTTGGAACATTGAAGCCAAGTAATGAAGATTTATTGATCAATAAGCTTGTTGAAGCAGGGAAGATGCTAGGAGTCTGTGTATGTGATTATTTAATTTTAACTGATATGAACTATTTGAGTTTTACGGATCAAGGTTTGCTATGA
- a CDS encoding YifB family Mg chelatase-like AAA ATPase, whose translation MLVKTYASAVFGIESTTITVEISVTPGSQYIMVGLPDNAVRESLKRVESAIVVAGYRMPKQRILVNLSPADIRKEGSSFDLAIAVGILAASGQIPAEALINYILLGELSLDGNVRPIKGALPVAIKGREEGYKGLIVPEANAREAAIVNQFDVYGIKNLKGVVDFFSGETKLQPIVIDTRKEFSKNVNNYDADFSEVKGQQSIKRAMEIAAAGGHNVILIGPPGAGKTMLAKRLPTILPPLSLSEALETTRIHSVSAKQFTVDALVTTRPFRSPHHTISDVALVGGGVQPQPGEISLAHNGVLFLDELPEFKRSVLEVMRQPLEERTVCISRAKFTVDYPASFMLIASMNPCPCGYYNHPSIKCTCGAVAVQKYRNKVSGPLLDRIDLHVEVIPVVFSELDSTELTEKSMMIRDRVIKAREVQTKRFVNNNEVYANAQMSSKQVREVCRIGDDGRWILETAMKKQAMSARAYDRILKVARTIADLDSSEHIEIKHLSEAIQFRSLDITAKSNVKVQELKGYNIGLVG comes from the coding sequence ATGCTAGTAAAAACATATGCCAGTGCAGTTTTTGGTATAGAATCAACCACAATTACTGTTGAAATTAGTGTTACACCAGGTTCTCAATACATCATGGTTGGCTTGCCAGATAATGCAGTAAGAGAAAGTTTAAAACGAGTTGAAAGCGCAATTGTTGTTGCAGGATACCGAATGCCGAAACAGCGGATATTAGTTAATCTTTCGCCAGCAGATATACGTAAGGAAGGTTCATCCTTTGATCTGGCCATTGCGGTTGGCATCTTAGCCGCTTCTGGGCAGATACCTGCTGAGGCTTTGATTAATTATATCCTGTTGGGTGAATTGTCGCTGGACGGAAATGTTCGGCCAATAAAGGGCGCATTACCAGTTGCCATTAAAGGGAGAGAAGAAGGCTATAAAGGTTTAATAGTGCCCGAAGCAAATGCTAGAGAAGCTGCTATTGTTAATCAATTTGATGTCTATGGAATCAAAAACTTGAAAGGTGTTGTTGATTTTTTTAGTGGTGAAACTAAGCTGCAGCCAATTGTAATAGATACCCGGAAGGAGTTTAGTAAAAATGTCAATAATTACGATGCTGATTTTAGTGAGGTAAAAGGGCAGCAGAGTATTAAAAGAGCAATGGAAATTGCAGCAGCTGGTGGGCATAATGTTATTTTAATTGGCCCTCCTGGTGCAGGTAAAACGATGCTGGCAAAACGACTGCCTACTATTTTGCCTCCTCTAAGTTTGAGTGAAGCATTGGAAACTACTCGGATTCATTCTGTTTCCGCAAAACAGTTTACGGTTGATGCTTTGGTGACTACAAGACCTTTTCGCTCACCACATCATACCATCAGTGATGTAGCGCTTGTTGGTGGTGGGGTTCAGCCGCAACCTGGAGAAATATCACTTGCCCATAATGGGGTGTTGTTCCTGGATGAACTGCCGGAGTTTAAGCGAAGTGTATTGGAGGTTATGCGTCAACCCTTGGAGGAAAGAACGGTCTGCATTTCAAGGGCTAAATTTACGGTAGATTATCCTGCTAGCTTCATGTTGATAGCTTCGATGAATCCTTGTCCTTGTGGCTATTACAATCATCCAAGCATTAAATGTACTTGTGGGGCGGTGGCTGTTCAAAAATATCGCAATAAAGTATCTGGGCCTTTATTGGATCGTATTGATTTACATGTTGAAGTGATTCCGGTAGTTTTTTCTGAGTTGGATTCTACCGAGTTAACGGAAAAAAGTATGATGATACGAGATCGGGTAATAAAGGCAAGAGAAGTTCAGACGAAAAGATTTGTTAATAATAATGAGGTATATGCAAATGCACAAATGAGTTCTAAACAGGTGAGGGAAGTCTGTAGGATTGGCGATGATGGTCGATGGATACTCGAGACAGCTATGAAAAAACAGGCTATGTCAGCAAGGGCTTATGACAGAATACTGAAGGTAGCGAGAACAATTGCAGATTTAGACAGTTCTGAGCATATTGAAATAAAGCATCTATCCGAGGCAATACAATTCAGGAGCTTAGATATTACGGCTAAAAGTAATGTTAAGGTACAAGAATTGAAAGGTTACAATATAGGTTTGGTAGGTTAA
- a CDS encoding endonuclease domain-containing protein codes for MDIHNQKYLAAFRKGLRSKLTIAEALFWRELKCRKLAGFKFRRQHSVGNYILDFYCASKRLAIELDGEIHNDPSIKENDRIRTEFLKTYGIKVLRFENVDVVKNVEGVLEAVKKELV; via the coding sequence ATGGATATTCACAATCAAAAGTATTTAGCGGCATTTCGCAAAGGACTGAGGTCTAAATTGACTATAGCGGAAGCTTTGTTTTGGAGAGAACTTAAATGCAGGAAATTGGCAGGGTTTAAGTTCAGACGACAGCATAGTGTAGGTAATTACATCCTTGATTTTTATTGTGCTTCGAAGCGTTTAGCAATAGAACTAGATGGGGAAATTCATAACGATCCGTCGATAAAAGAGAATGATAGGATTCGTACAGAGTTTTTGAAGACATATGGAATTAAAGTATTGAGGTTCGAGAATGTCGATGTAGTTAAAAATGTAGAAGGCGTGTTGGAAGCGGTTAAAAAAGAGCTCGTTTAA
- a CDS encoding TlpA disulfide reductase family protein yields MKNKKFLLLIAMVFMISSLKAQSYSFNIKGRVDSTIVNYFKNKSIQIKLYDPAKNLLGGEVITVLLDSKRRFNINVKSASALTYASFWVVNEGDNKMMLGNLLPLIFPARNHRAEEYYLFENGDDVTMDVGQNGYLLFSGKGAEKLNCQFDIYNVEGGSKAVRKRFIKLSNAKDYDKAFKLNAEDVSLMIKLRLKLLESYKGEFSESMYNRIYLDAIGNARLWGLTEQSNLEIYGLDEAALPAFRNLNKMRADQELELTVDSNFIPHSAYYPAYIFEKEWNLQRLYAKDVGSGDSFVGMYDVLQQKYQGALRDQLLMICISQLNRYFSAEIQLSLGLVMKSITDPAYKKTLIAWQKKQNEVFPFELQDTAGNIRKLSDYKGKLVIVDFWFSGCGYCKILNKTMETIIKKYENNKNIVFLTISSDSDKKTWITSVSTGLYTSPGTINLYTNGLGLGHPIIKHYDFYSAPQQLIIDKDGLLITSHPPRPDGSLDDMKNFTQIIDKYLNALNL; encoded by the coding sequence ATGAAAAATAAAAAATTTTTACTGCTCATCGCAATGGTTTTCATGATCAGCTCATTGAAAGCGCAAAGCTATAGTTTTAACATTAAAGGTAGGGTCGATTCCACTATAGTTAACTATTTTAAGAACAAAAGTATCCAGATCAAGCTCTACGATCCGGCAAAAAATTTGCTGGGCGGGGAAGTGATCACCGTTCTATTGGATTCAAAAAGAAGATTCAATATAAATGTGAAGTCTGCTTCGGCATTAACTTATGCTTCATTTTGGGTTGTAAATGAGGGGGATAACAAAATGATGCTAGGTAATTTACTGCCATTGATCTTTCCAGCGAGGAATCACCGTGCAGAAGAATATTACTTGTTTGAAAATGGTGATGATGTTACTATGGATGTTGGCCAGAATGGGTATCTTCTTTTTTCTGGAAAAGGCGCAGAAAAATTAAACTGCCAATTCGATATTTATAATGTTGAAGGGGGATCAAAAGCTGTACGGAAGAGATTTATTAAACTAAGCAATGCTAAAGACTATGATAAAGCATTTAAATTAAATGCTGAGGATGTAAGTTTAATGATAAAATTACGTTTAAAGTTATTGGAAAGCTATAAGGGTGAATTTAGTGAATCGATGTACAATAGAATTTACTTAGATGCGATTGGCAACGCTCGTTTATGGGGATTAACTGAACAAAGTAACTTAGAAATATATGGTCTTGATGAAGCTGCATTGCCCGCGTTTAGAAATTTAAATAAAATGCGTGCTGATCAAGAACTAGAATTGACTGTTGATTCAAATTTTATACCTCATTCTGCCTATTATCCGGCGTATATCTTTGAAAAAGAATGGAACCTACAGCGGTTGTATGCTAAGGATGTAGGTTCTGGAGATTCATTTGTAGGGATGTATGATGTTTTACAACAAAAATATCAGGGTGCCTTAAGAGATCAATTACTCATGATATGTATTAGTCAATTGAATCGTTATTTTTCAGCTGAAATTCAATTGAGTTTAGGATTAGTGATGAAATCCATAACTGACCCTGCTTATAAAAAAACATTGATAGCCTGGCAAAAGAAACAAAATGAAGTCTTTCCATTTGAACTACAAGATACAGCAGGTAACATTCGTAAATTGAGTGATTATAAAGGTAAATTAGTCATTGTGGATTTTTGGTTCTCAGGATGTGGGTATTGTAAGATATTAAATAAGACGATGGAAACGATCATTAAAAAGTACGAAAACAATAAAAATATTGTCTTTTTAACCATCTCTTCTGACAGCGACAAAAAGACATGGATAACAAGTGTCTCAACGGGCTTGTATACCTCTCCGGGTACAATTAATTTATATACGAATGGACTAGGATTGGGACACCCAATTATAAAACATTATGATTTTTATAGTGCGCCACAACAATTAATCATTGATAAAGATGGACTATTAATTACATCACACCCCCCTCGGCCAGATGGGAGTTTAGATGATATGAAAAATTTTACTCAAATCATTGATAAATATCTTAACGCTTTAAATTTGTGA
- a CDS encoding RagB/SusD family nutrient uptake outer membrane protein: protein MIAIYMKKMMMILVIFAVLGCTKKLDLKPDSLIVVPKSAKDLQLILDNTDVMNVTPNIGHVSADEYFFSSLQAWQSLYSPVTRAASVWQKDIYAGVTQVSDWIRPYSTIYYSNTVLDILASQDISNDNEKRVLKGWALFARAYAYYNLVSLFSKAYDPLSASQDLGVPLKLNANIDEILQRSTLEQCYNQIILDAKAAGDLLQQDIISNKRSRPSKVAAYALLARVYLNMGKFTEAEAYADKTLSLYSTLTDYNLISKTADFGLSFNSEEIIYLTSQYPDYDELNPGLETAYGIVPELINLYNPSDLRLPIYFQKNTLGNYNIRSVYTGSSTLFSGLATDEIYLIKAECLARRGETLQSMSYLNQLGIKRWNPNATSPSKPYENLIANTPEIALDKVLIERRKALVFRGIRWTDLKRLNVEGRNITITRKLDDQIFTLEPNSPRYVLPIPDDEVALSGVAQNVR from the coding sequence ATGATAGCTATATATATGAAAAAGATGATGATGATTCTAGTAATTTTCGCAGTGCTAGGCTGTACCAAAAAACTGGATCTGAAACCTGATAGTCTTATAGTCGTACCAAAATCAGCAAAAGATCTCCAATTAATTTTAGACAATACAGATGTCATGAATGTGACGCCTAATATAGGGCATGTATCTGCTGATGAGTATTTTTTTTCTAGTTTACAAGCATGGCAGTCATTATATTCTCCTGTAACCAGAGCTGCATCAGTTTGGCAAAAGGATATATATGCTGGAGTGACTCAAGTAAGTGATTGGATAAGGCCTTATAGTACAATTTACTATAGCAATACGGTGCTGGATATATTGGCTAGCCAGGATATTAGCAACGATAATGAGAAGCGGGTCCTTAAAGGATGGGCACTATTTGCAAGAGCTTATGCTTATTATAATTTAGTTAGTCTTTTTTCAAAAGCCTATGATCCATTAAGCGCATCGCAAGATTTGGGCGTTCCCTTGAAATTAAATGCTAATATTGACGAAATTCTTCAGCGAAGCACGCTGGAACAATGCTATAACCAAATCATTTTAGATGCAAAAGCGGCTGGGGACTTGTTGCAACAGGACATCATTTCCAATAAAAGATCACGTCCCTCTAAAGTCGCAGCTTATGCTTTACTCGCAAGAGTGTACTTAAATATGGGTAAGTTTACTGAGGCAGAGGCCTATGCAGACAAGACCTTGTCCTTGTATTCAACATTGACAGATTACAATCTAATTAGTAAAACAGCTGATTTTGGATTATCCTTTAATAGTGAAGAGATTATTTATTTAACTTCTCAATATCCTGATTATGATGAGCTTAACCCTGGTTTAGAAACAGCTTATGGAATCGTTCCCGAATTGATCAATCTATATAATCCGTCTGACTTAAGATTACCCATCTATTTTCAGAAAAATACTTTAGGTAATTACAATATTAGAAGTGTATACACTGGTAGTAGCACGCTTTTTTCAGGATTAGCCACCGATGAAATTTATTTAATTAAGGCCGAATGTCTGGCTAGACGAGGCGAAACGCTACAATCTATGAGTTATTTGAATCAATTGGGTATAAAACGATGGAATCCAAACGCAACCAGTCCATCCAAACCTTATGAAAACCTGATCGCCAATACGCCTGAAATTGCACTCGATAAAGTCTTGATTGAACGTAGGAAAGCATTGGTATTTCGCGGTATCAGATGGACAGATTTGAAAAGGTTAAATGTGGAGGGGCGTAATATTACCATCACCAGAAAATTAGATGATCAAATATTTACGTTGGAACCTAATAGTCCAAGATATGTTTTGCCCATCCCAGACGATGAAGTGGCACTCAGTGGAGTAGCGCAAAACGTTAGATAA